One stretch of Bacillus spongiae DNA includes these proteins:
- a CDS encoding D-alanyl-D-alanine carboxypeptidase family protein: MRRLLWSMLLTIFLVGTLSFPVNAQPGVSAHGAILMEQESGRVLYEKNAHQQMRIASITKIMTAILAIESNKLEDIVKISKEATLTEGSSIYLKPGEEISLEHLVYGLMLRSGNDSAVAISEHVGGSLDGFVYLMNEKAAEIGMTNTHFANPHGLDDHEDHYSTAYDMALLMKYAMNNKAFQKISGTEVHKAPDPESQWSRTWHNKNRLLTQLYEYCTGGKTGYTKRAKRTLVTTASKNDENLISVTLNGPDDWNDHISMYEYGFQQYDLFELAEKGKKIAVKEEIYKGHVYLKEEVLVPLSKKEQKEVRVEYKLLTPKAEWESTGIPNVIGKANYYVGKQLFRSVPIYYESTSPKEPWWKIWKHLFTIAIGVNPNG, translated from the coding sequence ATGAGACGTCTATTATGGTCGATGTTACTCACTATCTTTCTGGTAGGGACACTCAGTTTTCCCGTTAATGCACAGCCAGGAGTATCCGCTCATGGCGCTATTCTAATGGAACAAGAAAGTGGACGGGTTTTATATGAGAAGAATGCTCATCAACAAATGAGAATAGCAAGTATAACCAAAATTATGACCGCCATTTTGGCGATAGAATCGAATAAGTTAGAGGACATCGTAAAAATCAGTAAGGAAGCAACTTTAACAGAAGGTTCCTCTATTTATTTGAAACCAGGGGAAGAAATCTCTCTTGAACATCTTGTGTATGGGTTGATGCTTCGATCAGGGAATGATTCTGCTGTAGCCATTTCAGAGCATGTCGGGGGAAGTTTGGATGGGTTTGTTTATTTAATGAATGAAAAAGCAGCAGAAATAGGCATGACAAACACTCATTTTGCTAATCCTCACGGACTGGATGATCATGAGGATCACTATTCGACCGCATATGATATGGCCTTATTAATGAAGTATGCGATGAACAATAAAGCCTTCCAAAAGATATCGGGAACTGAGGTTCATAAAGCGCCAGATCCTGAAAGCCAGTGGAGCAGAACATGGCATAATAAAAACCGTTTGCTCACTCAGCTTTATGAATACTGCACTGGAGGAAAGACAGGCTATACGAAACGAGCAAAGCGAACACTTGTTACAACGGCGTCCAAAAATGATGAAAACCTTATTTCTGTTACCTTAAATGGTCCAGATGACTGGAATGATCATATTTCAATGTATGAATACGGTTTTCAGCAATACGATCTTTTTGAATTAGCGGAAAAAGGGAAAAAAATAGCTGTGAAAGAGGAAATATATAAAGGACATGTTTATTTAAAAGAGGAAGTCCTTGTTCCGTTATCAAAAAAAGAACAAAAGGAGGTACGCGTAGAATATAAGCTTCTGACACCAAAAGCAGAGTGGGAAAGTACAGGGATACCTAATGTGATTGGAAAAGCTAACTATTACGTTGGAAAGCAGTTATTTAGATCTGTACCGATCTATTATGAAAGTACTTCGCCTAAAGAGCCATGGTGGAAAATATGGAAGCATCTTTTTACGATTGCTATTGGTGTGAACCCAAATGGTTAA
- a CDS encoding nucleoside recognition domain-containing protein translates to MVNIIWVAMFIIGIVFAIINGRMEEVNKAIFTSANEAVTLSIGLISVLVFWLGIMRIAQDAGLLEKLAKLFKPLVIRLFPDVPPEHPAMGYILSNMMANLFGLGNAATPLGIKAMKELKKLNHNKDEASRSMITFLAICTSSLTLIPTLVIGIRMKYESASPTEIVGPSIIATAISTTSAILIDRYFYYKRKRKGG, encoded by the coding sequence ATGGTTAACATTATATGGGTAGCGATGTTTATCATCGGTATTGTTTTTGCCATAATCAATGGAAGAATGGAGGAAGTGAACAAAGCGATCTTTACATCTGCGAATGAAGCCGTGACGCTTTCAATCGGATTAATAAGTGTTCTTGTTTTTTGGCTGGGCATCATGCGGATTGCACAGGATGCTGGCTTACTTGAAAAATTGGCAAAGCTCTTTAAACCACTTGTCATTCGGCTTTTTCCAGATGTACCGCCAGAACATCCGGCAATGGGGTATATCTTATCTAATATGATGGCCAATCTTTTTGGATTAGGGAATGCAGCTACTCCGTTAGGGATCAAAGCAATGAAGGAATTAAAAAAATTAAATCACAATAAAGATGAGGCAAGTCGGTCCATGATTACCTTTTTGGCCATTTGTACGTCAAGTTTAACGCTTATACCGACTTTGGTCATTGGGATACGAATGAAATATGAATCTGCTTCACCTACTGAAATTGTAGGGCCGTCAATAATCGCTACCGCTATTTCTACGACAAGTGCTATTTTAATTGATCGTTATTTTTACTATAAACGAAAGCGGAAGGGAGGTTAA
- a CDS encoding spore maturation protein: MQWISTISIWIIPVFIGFILLYGTLKKVPTYESFVEGGKEGIKIVVSIVPYLVGMLVAITVFRTSGALEFFVDSIKPILSWIGIPSDIVPLAIIRPISGSAALGMTGDIIATHGPDSFLGRLASTIQGSTDTTFYILTVYFGAVGVKRMGDALKVGLLADLAGFIAAIVVVTILFS, from the coding sequence GTGCAATGGATCTCTACTATTTCAATTTGGATCATTCCTGTTTTTATTGGCTTCATCCTTTTATATGGAACATTAAAAAAAGTCCCTACATATGAAAGCTTTGTAGAGGGTGGGAAAGAGGGGATTAAAATAGTTGTGTCAATCGTCCCCTACTTAGTAGGCATGCTAGTTGCAATTACGGTTTTTCGTACGTCGGGTGCGCTTGAGTTTTTTGTTGATAGTATAAAACCGATATTGAGTTGGATTGGCATTCCTTCGGATATCGTTCCATTGGCCATTATTCGACCGATATCAGGTTCAGCTGCTCTCGGTATGACGGGTGATATTATTGCAACACATGGGCCAGATTCATTTCTTGGTCGATTAGCCTCTACCATACAAGGGAGTACGGATACAACCTTTTATATCTTAACTGTTTACTTTGGTGCTGTTGGGGTTAAAAGGATGGGGGATGCATTAAAAGTCGGTCTTCTCGCTGACCTTGCTGGCTTTATTGCGGCAATTGTTGTCGTCACAATTCTGTTTTCATAA
- the rluB gene encoding 23S rRNA pseudouridine(2605) synthase RluB, which produces MERLQKVIAHAGVASRRKAEELIIEGKVKVNGKTVRELGVKVTDSDTVEVNDVKIEREQKVYYLLYKPRGVISAVRDDKGRKVVTDFVYGVEERIYPVGRLDYDTSGLLLLTNDGEFSNLLTHPKYELDKTYVAKLKGIPTREQLRMLERGVMLEDGKTAPAKVKFNSGDRKKGKSIVQITIHEGRNRQVRRMFEAIGFPVDKLKREMFGTLSLHGLNAGEVRELTPHEVKQLRALAQTGK; this is translated from the coding sequence ATGGAAAGACTTCAAAAAGTGATAGCTCATGCAGGTGTTGCGTCTAGACGAAAGGCTGAAGAGCTTATAATAGAGGGAAAAGTAAAAGTAAATGGGAAAACGGTTCGAGAATTAGGTGTAAAAGTAACAGATTCTGATACTGTTGAAGTGAACGACGTTAAGATTGAGAGAGAACAAAAGGTCTATTATTTATTATACAAACCTCGTGGTGTAATATCAGCCGTAAGGGATGACAAAGGCCGTAAGGTAGTAACCGATTTCGTTTATGGTGTTGAAGAACGGATTTACCCTGTTGGTCGACTTGATTATGATACGTCAGGGTTGCTTTTGCTTACAAACGATGGAGAGTTTTCTAATCTATTAACTCATCCAAAATATGAATTGGATAAAACGTATGTTGCGAAATTAAAAGGAATTCCAACGAGAGAACAGCTTCGTATGTTGGAAAGGGGCGTAATGCTAGAAGATGGAAAAACAGCGCCTGCAAAAGTGAAATTTAATAGTGGTGATCGAAAAAAAGGGAAAAGTATTGTGCAAATTACCATTCATGAAGGTAGAAACCGTCAAGTGAGAAGAATGTTTGAAGCTATTGGTTTTCCCGTCGACAAACTAAAACGAGAAATGTTTGGAACGCTGTCTTTACATGGATTAAATGCTGGTGAAGTACGAGAACTTACTCCACATGAGGTAAAACAGTTAAGAGCACTTGCACAAACAGGCAAATAG
- the resA gene encoding thiol-disulfide oxidoreductase ResA produces MQKKKNRLLMRSAILVILLLAVGYTLYAATTKESREAIKAGQVAPDFVLTDLGGESHKLSDYQGQGVFLNFWGTYCPPCEKEMPAMNSQYNVYKDQGVQILAVNVGESDYQVKKFVDKYKLDFPVLIDKEEDVKQAYGVFDLPVTFLINPDGEIERILKGELSEQTISEHMEKIKP; encoded by the coding sequence ATGCAAAAGAAAAAAAATAGACTTCTGATGCGTTCCGCTATATTAGTGATATTGTTATTGGCAGTAGGATACACATTATATGCTGCGACGACAAAAGAGAGCAGGGAAGCCATCAAAGCAGGCCAAGTTGCTCCAGATTTTGTTTTGACGGATTTAGGTGGGGAGTCACATAAGTTGTCGGATTATCAAGGTCAAGGTGTGTTTCTGAATTTTTGGGGTACATATTGCCCACCTTGCGAAAAGGAAATGCCTGCAATGAATAGCCAATACAACGTTTATAAGGACCAAGGTGTTCAAATATTAGCTGTTAATGTTGGTGAGTCCGATTATCAAGTGAAGAAATTTGTCGATAAGTACAAATTAGATTTTCCAGTTTTAATTGATAAAGAAGAAGATGTAAAACAAGCATATGGTGTGTTTGACCTTCCTGTTACCTTTTTAATAAATCCTGACGGGGAAATAGAGAGAATTTTGAAGGGTGAATTATCTGAACAAACAATTTCAGAGCACATGGAGAAAATAAAGCCATAA
- the resB gene encoding cytochrome c biogenesis protein ResB: MMKCECGHVNPPGTVLCQSCGRALTEEAQKEKIHDMRYEGSARRSQTYNKTVIDKIWNFFSSVKVGVWIIILTLIASAFGTILPQEMYIPSRTPEQFYEEEYGWVGLLYYRLGFHNLYSSWWYILLVASLAVSLVIASIDRLFPLYKSLKNQRVTRHESFMKRQRLYSESEAISEKDFPIIEERLKEKGYKIREENGNLLAERGRFSRWGPYVNHLGLIVFLFGGMLRLVPGMYIDETLWIREGETLPIPGTDKQYYLENKQFIFETYDKETDDEVFEEAIDRVGTIAKNFQTNAILYQQPEDLLPGEKAELTEVKESEIRVNEPLKFDGFALYQTSYKLNEYKTMSFALTKQDTEESFGTITIDLFQPEEEYILNDTMRIELMGYYPDFTGLNDQGEPETASSLPNNPAFLFKMFTPEHPDGEVSFVGIMQNVDVGNDYKMSFAGIETQNISVLTVRKDLTLWVLGLGGLIFMIGVVQGSYWNHRRIWFQRKEGKLLISGHTNKNWHSIKKDLQYVLKDTDIGMPIDQQDKK; the protein is encoded by the coding sequence ATGATGAAATGTGAATGTGGCCATGTTAATCCCCCTGGTACAGTCCTTTGTCAATCATGTGGTAGGGCATTAACAGAAGAGGCACAAAAAGAAAAAATACATGACATGAGATATGAAGGGAGTGCTCGCCGCTCTCAAACATACAATAAAACCGTTATAGATAAAATATGGAATTTCTTTTCTTCTGTAAAAGTAGGAGTTTGGATCATTATATTGACGTTAATTGCTTCCGCTTTTGGAACGATATTGCCTCAGGAAATGTATATTCCGTCAAGAACGCCAGAACAATTTTATGAAGAAGAGTATGGCTGGGTTGGCTTACTATACTACCGATTAGGTTTTCATAATTTGTATAGCTCTTGGTGGTATATATTACTTGTCGCATCTCTAGCAGTATCTCTCGTTATTGCCAGTATTGATCGACTTTTTCCATTATATAAATCGCTAAAAAATCAGCGTGTTACGAGGCACGAAAGCTTTATGAAAAGGCAACGCTTGTATTCAGAATCAGAAGCTATTTCTGAAAAGGATTTTCCAATTATTGAAGAAAGATTAAAAGAAAAAGGCTATAAGATCCGTGAAGAAAATGGAAATCTATTAGCTGAAAGGGGACGATTTTCCCGCTGGGGTCCGTATGTGAACCATTTAGGTTTAATTGTCTTCTTATTTGGCGGCATGTTAAGGCTTGTCCCAGGTATGTATATAGATGAAACATTGTGGATTCGTGAAGGTGAAACGCTCCCTATTCCAGGAACAGATAAGCAATATTACTTGGAAAATAAACAGTTCATTTTTGAAACATATGATAAAGAAACGGATGATGAAGTGTTTGAAGAGGCAATTGATCGAGTTGGAACGATTGCAAAAAACTTTCAAACGAACGCTATCTTATATCAGCAACCAGAAGATTTGCTACCTGGAGAAAAAGCTGAATTAACCGAAGTGAAGGAAAGTGAAATTCGTGTAAATGAGCCGTTGAAATTTGATGGTTTTGCTCTTTACCAAACGTCTTATAAATTAAATGAGTATAAGACGATGAGCTTCGCCTTAACAAAGCAAGATACGGAAGAGAGCTTCGGAACCATAACGATTGACTTGTTTCAACCAGAAGAAGAATACATTTTGAATGATACAATGAGAATTGAACTGATGGGATATTATCCGGATTTTACAGGGTTAAACGATCAAGGGGAGCCAGAAACAGCTTCTTCTCTTCCGAATAATCCAGCCTTCCTATTTAAAATGTTTACGCCGGAACATCCAGATGGTGAAGTGAGCTTTGTAGGTATAATGCAAAATGTCGATGTTGGAAATGACTATAAGATGTCATTTGCTGGGATAGAGACACAAAATATATCCGTTTTAACAGTTAGAAAAGATTTAACGCTTTGGGTATTAGGGTTAGGGGGACTCATATTTATGATTGGTGTCGTCCAAGGGTCTTATTGGAATCACCGACGTATTTGGTTCCAGCGTAAAGAAGGAAAACTTCTAATATCAGGTCATACAAATAAGAATTGGCATAGCATTAAAAAGGATTTACAATATGTTTTAAAAGATACGGATATCGGTATGCCTATAGATCAACAAGATAAAAAATAA
- the ccsB gene encoding c-type cytochrome biogenesis protein CcsB: MDFVLWSSNLLYVSFVLYLIATVFFGGAIRSKESESKMTKGDRWGEIGIILTSIGFISQLGYFILRWIAAGHAPVSNLFEFTTFFGMMLVGAFIIIYFMYRTPVIGLFALPIAVLIIAYASMFPREISPLIPALNTHWLYIHVTTAAAGEAILAISFVTGLIYLIKNIDQTVKSKKTTWLEVVLFGLVTVIGFVVITTSFSLMNYEASFEYVTKDGASAVEEYQLPPLVGPYEAKALTEGGMDPLVLTPDFISARKLNTVIWSFLSGTILYLIIRLVFRKRVGELLQPLTKKVNSNLMDEVSYRSVLIGFPVFTLGALIFAMIWAQIAWTRFWGWDPKEVWALITWLFYAAFLHLRLSRGWHGEKSAWLAVIGFVIIMFNLIAVNLVIAGLHSYA, translated from the coding sequence ATGGATTTTGTACTTTGGAGTAGTAATTTATTATATGTTTCATTCGTCTTATACTTGATTGCTACTGTTTTTTTTGGAGGAGCCATTCGGTCTAAAGAAAGTGAAAGTAAGATGACAAAAGGGGATCGTTGGGGGGAAATAGGAATAATTCTCACGAGTATTGGTTTCATTTCACAGCTAGGATATTTTATTTTAAGATGGATTGCTGCTGGACATGCACCTGTTAGTAATTTATTTGAATTCACTACTTTCTTTGGCATGATGCTAGTTGGAGCATTTATTATTATTTATTTCATGTATCGCACACCTGTTATTGGTTTGTTTGCGCTTCCTATCGCTGTACTAATTATTGCTTACGCTAGTATGTTTCCAAGGGAAATTAGCCCATTAATTCCAGCGCTTAACACTCATTGGCTGTACATTCATGTAACAACAGCTGCTGCTGGAGAAGCGATTTTAGCGATTAGCTTTGTGACTGGCTTAATCTATTTAATTAAAAATATAGATCAAACCGTTAAAAGTAAAAAAACTACTTGGTTAGAAGTGGTACTGTTTGGATTAGTAACAGTTATTGGCTTTGTAGTTATTACAACATCCTTTTCACTAATGAATTATGAAGCAAGCTTTGAATATGTGACAAAAGATGGCGCATCAGCAGTTGAAGAGTACCAATTACCGCCACTTGTTGGTCCATATGAAGCAAAAGCGTTAACAGAAGGTGGAATGGACCCATTAGTTCTTACACCTGACTTTATTTCAGCTAGGAAATTAAATACGGTCATTTGGTCGTTTCTATCCGGAACAATTCTTTACCTTATTATCCGTTTAGTTTTTAGAAAACGAGTAGGTGAGTTATTACAGCCTCTAACTAAAAAGGTAAACTCAAACTTAATGGATGAAGTCAGTTATCGATCGGTTTTGATCGGATTTCCTGTCTTTACATTAGGAGCCCTTATTTTTGCTATGATTTGGGCACAAATCGCTTGGACACGCTTTTGGGGATGGGATCCAAAAGAAGTTTGGGCCCTTATTACGTGGCTTTTTTATGCGGCATTTTTACATTTACGTTTATCAAGAGGTTGGCACGGGGAGAAATCAGCATGGCTTGCTGTGATTGGCTTTGTGATTATTATGTTCAATTTAATCGCCGTTAACCTTGTTATTGCTGGGTTGCATTCTTACGCGTAA
- a CDS encoding response regulator transcription factor: MKMDHSVKILIVDDEERIRRLLKMYLERENYLIEEAENGETALKMAMEQEYDCILLDVMMPGKDGTEVCLELREHKATPIIMLTAKGEEANRVQGFEVGADDYIVKPFSPREVVLRVKALLRRSSPTAYVKTDTVTKDLIVYPHLTIDHDAHRVTADNKDVNLTPKEYELLYFLAKAPDKVFDREHLLKEVWHYEFFGDLRTVDTHVKRLREKLNKVSEDAAKMIVTVWGVGYKFEVANE; encoded by the coding sequence ATAAAAATGGACCATTCTGTAAAAATCTTAATTGTTGATGATGAGGAAAGAATTAGACGACTATTGAAAATGTACTTAGAAAGAGAAAATTACCTTATTGAAGAAGCTGAAAACGGAGAAACAGCTTTAAAGATGGCTATGGAGCAAGAATATGATTGTATATTGTTAGATGTGATGATGCCTGGTAAAGATGGGACTGAGGTTTGTTTAGAACTTAGAGAGCATAAAGCAACTCCTATTATTATGCTTACTGCTAAAGGAGAAGAAGCCAATCGTGTTCAAGGCTTCGAAGTTGGGGCAGATGACTATATTGTGAAACCATTTAGTCCACGGGAAGTTGTGTTAAGGGTGAAGGCATTATTAAGGCGTTCTTCCCCTACTGCTTACGTGAAAACAGACACAGTTACAAAGGATTTAATAGTTTACCCACATTTAACTATTGATCATGATGCACATCGTGTTACGGCAGATAATAAAGATGTGAATTTAACACCGAAGGAATATGAGCTATTATATTTCCTAGCTAAAGCACCCGATAAGGTGTTCGATCGTGAGCATCTATTAAAAGAGGTGTGGCATTATGAATTTTTTGGTGATTTAAGAACGGTTGATACTCATGTTAAGCGTTTACGCGAGAAATTGAACAAAGTATCTGAAGATGCGGCCAAAATGATTGTTACAGTATGGGGAGTAGGGTATAAATTTGAGGTAGCGAATGAATGA
- a CDS encoding ATP-binding protein — protein sequence MRLWRSVVGKLWMTILLLVSFVLFILTILLLEFFQNDHVNEVENELTRTAEKIASIIEKHDDSSLGLEIVKEIVEEPAATIIAFDGNNIQYPSDMSQELYFVKDQILNDPELQKVFNNRNSIVKEMSFSEQDVSSQYKNVIAVGVPLNVDGNEGAVFVYQSLAVVQKTTEHTTSILILAAGIAFILTTIFAFFLSTRITAPLRKMREAATEVTKGRFDTKVPILTHDEIGELATAFNQMGRQLKYHINALNQEKEQLSSILSSMADGVITFNIDGTVLITNPPADRFLQNWYQEQSGNEALAVPPLMSNLLEKVVESESEQTEELSLDGSSYVIIISPLYNHQSVRGAVAVVRDMSEERKLDKMRKDFIANVSHELRTPIAMLQGYSEAIVDDIAESAEEKKEIAKIIYDESLRMGRLVNDLLDLARMEAGHVTLHKDVVNVSSFVERVSHKFNGIAKEKGVEISIALNKLNQTSSLKIDPDKIEQVFTNLIDNAIRHTPEGGYVKVIANEVDNGIHFSIQDSGTGIPEEDLPFIFERFYKADKARTRGRSGTGLGLAIARNIIEAHDGKINVESKFGQGTIFSFFLPSENLLN from the coding sequence ATGAGGCTTTGGAGAAGCGTTGTAGGAAAGCTGTGGATGACGATTCTGCTCCTCGTTTCCTTTGTTCTATTCATTTTAACGATATTACTACTTGAATTTTTTCAAAATGATCACGTGAATGAAGTAGAGAACGAATTAACAAGGACAGCAGAAAAAATAGCGAGTATTATTGAGAAGCATGATGATAGTAGTCTTGGTTTAGAAATCGTGAAGGAAATTGTGGAAGAACCTGCTGCCACTATTATTGCTTTTGATGGTAATAATATACAGTATCCTTCAGACATGAGTCAGGAGCTATATTTTGTAAAGGATCAAATTTTAAATGATCCAGAGCTACAAAAAGTGTTTAATAATAGAAACAGTATCGTAAAAGAAATGTCCTTTTCAGAACAAGACGTTTCAAGTCAATATAAAAATGTTATTGCTGTTGGTGTACCTTTAAATGTTGATGGAAACGAAGGGGCTGTCTTTGTTTACCAGTCATTAGCTGTTGTACAAAAAACAACGGAACATACTACAAGTATCTTAATCCTGGCAGCGGGAATAGCCTTTATTTTAACGACAATTTTTGCCTTCTTTCTTTCAACACGAATTACGGCACCTTTAAGAAAAATGCGTGAAGCGGCAACGGAAGTAACAAAAGGGCGATTCGATACAAAGGTTCCCATTTTGACTCATGATGAAATCGGAGAGTTAGCAACAGCATTTAATCAAATGGGGAGACAACTAAAATACCACATTAATGCATTAAACCAGGAGAAAGAGCAGCTTTCTTCTATTTTAAGCTCCATGGCAGATGGAGTTATTACGTTTAATATAGATGGTACGGTATTAATAACCAATCCTCCTGCTGATCGATTTTTACAAAATTGGTATCAAGAACAGAGTGGAAATGAAGCGTTAGCTGTTCCACCTTTAATGAGTAATCTATTAGAAAAAGTGGTTGAATCCGAAAGTGAACAAACCGAAGAATTATCCCTAGATGGATCATCTTATGTCATTATTATTAGCCCTCTCTATAATCATCAATCCGTTCGAGGAGCGGTGGCAGTAGTAAGAGATATGAGTGAAGAAAGAAAGTTAGATAAGATGCGAAAAGATTTTATTGCGAACGTCTCTCATGAGCTTCGCACGCCGATTGCAATGCTTCAAGGATACTCCGAGGCGATCGTAGATGATATTGCAGAATCAGCAGAGGAGAAAAAGGAAATTGCCAAAATTATTTATGATGAGTCTCTGCGAATGGGTCGATTAGTAAATGATCTGCTTGACCTCGCAAGAATGGAAGCGGGACATGTAACGCTACACAAGGATGTCGTTAACGTGAGTTCGTTTGTGGAAAGGGTTTCTCATAAATTTAATGGGATTGCGAAAGAAAAAGGGGTTGAAATCTCGATTGCTTTGAATAAGCTCAACCAAACCTCTTCTCTAAAAATTGATCCTGATAAAATTGAACAAGTATTTACAAATCTTATTGATAATGCAATTAGGCATACACCTGAAGGAGGGTATGTTAAGGTAATAGCTAATGAGGTTGATAATGGCATTCACTTTTCCATTCAAGACTCTGGAACTGGGATTCCTGAAGAAGACCTACCGTTTATTTTTGAACGTTTCTACAAGGCAGATAAAGCAAGGACTAGAGGGCGTTCTGGAACTGGACTTGGCCTTGCGATTGCCAGAAACATCATCGAAGCACACGACGGTAAAATAAATGTGGAAAGTAAATTTGGACAAGGTACGATATTTTCCTTCTTTTTACCAAGTGAGAATTTACTTAATTAA
- the sigX gene encoding RNA polymerase sigma factor SigX produces the protein MNSDFHYLYDHYHQDVFQFLIYLTKDRDLAEDLTQEVYIRVLKSHQQFQGKSSEKTWLFSITKNVAIDYFRKQKGWRNKIAEKFDWGRSQLKDTQRMPEEIVQQNEEIQLMYECLNQCTVDQRMVVIMRYLQELSISETAEALDWTESKVKTTQHRALKVLQKSMNERVQEEGIYHEQTTFRRTQS, from the coding sequence ATGAATTCCGACTTCCATTACCTGTATGATCACTATCATCAGGATGTGTTTCAATTTCTAATATATTTAACAAAAGATAGAGATTTAGCGGAAGATTTAACTCAAGAAGTCTACATTCGAGTGCTTAAATCACATCAGCAATTTCAAGGGAAATCTTCAGAGAAAACATGGCTTTTTTCAATTACAAAAAATGTTGCCATCGATTATTTTCGTAAACAAAAGGGCTGGAGAAATAAAATAGCTGAGAAATTCGATTGGGGTCGTTCGCAACTTAAAGATACTCAGCGTATGCCTGAAGAAATTGTTCAACAAAATGAAGAGATACAATTGATGTACGAATGTTTAAATCAATGTACGGTTGATCAACGAATGGTTGTTATTATGCGATATTTGCAGGAACTATCCATTTCAGAAACAGCTGAAGCATTGGATTGGACGGAAAGTAAAGTGAAAACAACTCAACATAGAGCATTAAAGGTATTACAAAAATCGATGAATGAACGTGTGCAGGAGGAGGGAATATACCATGAGCAAACAACCTTTCGAAGAACACAAAGTTAA
- a CDS encoding ECF transporter S component, protein MKKFNVRTYVSIGMLSGLAFVLMILKFPLPAFPTMLKVDFSDVPALIAMIIFGPLAGILVELFKNILDYFLSGSETGVPVGHIANFMAGILFILPVYYIYNKFKTKKGMTLGLVVGSVFMAIMMSVLNYFVFLPAYSFFLNLEAMSSEATRELIVKGILPFNVIKGFLISIVFMLMFVRLRSWIDKQTQYRGV, encoded by the coding sequence ATGAAAAAATTTAATGTAAGAACGTATGTCAGTATTGGGATGTTAAGCGGATTAGCTTTTGTGCTAATGATATTGAAGTTTCCGCTTCCAGCGTTTCCCACAATGTTGAAGGTAGACTTTAGTGATGTACCAGCTTTAATTGCAATGATTATTTTTGGACCGTTAGCAGGAATACTGGTTGAGTTATTCAAAAATATCTTGGATTACTTCTTATCAGGTTCTGAAACGGGAGTACCGGTTGGACATATTGCGAATTTTATGGCAGGAATATTATTTATTTTACCTGTATACTATATCTACAATAAATTTAAAACGAAAAAAGGAATGACGTTAGGTCTCGTTGTCGGGTCGGTCTTTATGGCTATCATGATGAGCGTGCTAAATTATTTTGTTTTTTTACCGGCATACTCATTTTTCTTAAACCTAGAAGCAATGAGCTCTGAAGCAACACGCGAACTTATCGTGAAAGGGATTTTACCTTTTAATGTCATTAAAGGGTTTCTCATTAGTATCGTATTTATGTTAATGTTTGTCCGTTTACGTTCTTGGATTGACAAACAGACTCAATATAGAGGAGTATAA
- a CDS encoding ferredoxin encodes MAKYTIVDKDTCIACGACGAAAPDIYDYDDEGIAFVTLDDNTGTVEVPEELEEDMVDAFEGCPTDSIKIAEESFDGDALKFE; translated from the coding sequence GTGGCAAAATACACAATAGTGGATAAAGATACATGCATTGCATGTGGAGCTTGTGGTGCAGCTGCTCCAGACATTTATGATTATGATGATGAAGGTATAGCCTTTGTTACGTTGGATGACAACACTGGAACAGTTGAAGTACCAGAGGAACTAGAAGAAGATATGGTCGATGCGTTTGAAGGCTGCCCAACTGACTCAATTAAAATTGCTGAGGAGTCATTTGACGGAGACGCATTAAAATTTGAATAG